GGTGCTGGATAAAATAACGGAAGATGGGAGATTTTCCAACGATTGCCCAAACACGCCGAATTTTACCATCTCCATAACTATGGTCAAATCCGTTGGCGATATCCTCTTCAACTAATTTCCAGATTACCTCGCGCGCTTCGTCTGCCTCTTCGGGAGTAATCACATTTTCGATAACGTGAAAACCGACTTCACGCAGGTCGTGTTCAACAAGGTCGAGTCTTTCTGAATCTAACGCTGATCTGATTTGTACCATGTTTCACCTCTGCATTATCGGATACGGGGTAAATTGCGAACTGCCTCAATAACTTGATCTTCCAAATCGTCTGCATCGCTATCTGGAATCAGGTTGTGTTTGTCCATCCACGCGATGTTTTCTGCGACACTTTCTGTAACCGGAATTTGTGGACTGAATTCGGGTAGCACTGCCGCCAATTTCTTGTGACTGAAGATTTGAGTATGCCCGAAGTTACCTCGTAATCCGCTGAATCGCTCCGGTGACATTGCAATGAGTGTCTCTTGCGACACATGCACAATCTCTATATCAACACCGAGTGCCTCCGCTGCTGCACGGTGCCATTCGTCCCATGTTCGCGCCTGCGGATGGACGATATTGTATATTTCACCGAAGCAATCGGATTTGCCGAGTACATCTGTAAACGCAAAACCTGCGTCGCGAGATGACAGGAATTGAAAATAATTTAATCCATCGCCTGCGGAGAGGATCGGTTTCCCCTTCCGCAACCGGTCGATCCAACTACCATCTCCACCAACTTGACGTAGGAGATTCATACCGGGTCCGTGTGTATAGGACGGCTTGAAAATGGTTACAGGGAATCCATCGCGTTCATGCGCCTCCAACAGCAGATTATCCGCTTCAATTTTACCGATTCCGTAACCTGATGTCCCTTGCAACGGTGCACTCTCCGAAAGGTTGATACCAGCGAACGGGGGTCCATAAGTCATCACTGTTGAGCAGTGAACGAAGTGTCCGACGCGTCCCTGACATGCCCGAAGTGCGGAAGCGGCATCGTCTGCGTTGAAACTGATCATATCGATTACGGCATCCCATTCTTCTGCACCCACTTTCGCCTCAAAATCCTCGCGATCTTTTCGGTCGCCGTGAATTACGCGGACATCTGGAGGCGGGGCATCCCTATGTTGTCCACGGTTGAATAAAACGACTTCATGGTTTCGGCTTTGCAACGCAGCAACAATCCCACGGCTAATGTTGCCCGTCCCACCGATGACTAAAACTTTCATGGATTGGTTTCCTCCTCTATCAACGCGATTTCTGCGGGTGTTAATTCATATAGTTTGTATACTAATTGATCTATCTCCTGCTCAATATCAGGGACTTCAAGACTATCGGGATCTTTAAGTATTTGCTGGACTAAATCCGAAAGTTTTGCTTTTTGCTCTTCTGTCCGCTGGGCTATTGGAGCCTTGTTCATATTTTCCTTAGCGAAACGCAGTTGCCTAATATTCGGGTTTGGATGCCTCCACTTCCTTCGGGCATACCAACCAAAGGGTTTGCTGTTTAGAATTGCAAGCAGCGAGAGATCATCTGTTGCAATGAAGTGTGTCGCGCTTGTAAGGAATCTATAGGAAGTGTCATAGGCCGCCTGCATAGAACAGGCAACAGCCCGATAGATAATTTTGGGGCGTTCTAGTTCCTGAAGAATATTACGCGGCGGAAACTCCCAATAAAATGGAACTGCGTTTACTGATTTTTTTAATCTATCTTTATAGTTGTCCATGTGCTTGCTAATCACTGGATAGGTCTCTTTAAAAATTTGCTCGGCTTCTGATTCATTTCTTATCCCTGACCAGGGCTGCGGCTTGTTTTTATGGTTAGGCATATAGATTATGCTCCTTAATTCCCATCTCCATTTTTCAGGTTTGTCAGGGAACTGCTCTATAAGAAGATCAGCACTGTTGGAATCCTCATTTATAACGAATGCATTTTTGTAAGCTAAATTAATGCCAGTATGGATGTTATAATCCTTGTGTCGTCCTAAAGGTGTTCCAATATCTTGGAGTTTGATTAACAAGTCTTTAGATGCATCTGGTTTACCTCTATAACTTGAGGACGTGCTCTTAGTTTCAGTAGTATCATCAAATTCAGTGGAGGATTCTGTAGAAGAAAAGAGAGCAGAGAGGTCATGTTCAAAACCGGTGTTGATGCGCGTATTCCCCTGCGTCCAGGTAAAGATATTCAATACCTCAACATACCAATCTTCAGTATCTGAATCGCCGAAGTAGGCAAACGCAAAAGGTTTGAAATGTTCATCAGCACATATAAAGAAGATTTCATCTGGATTGATGTCTTGCTGCGATAAACCTTTCGCGACCTTACGTAGAATCTCCGAAAAGTCTGACTCACGTCTAAATCGAACGAGGAATGGTCTCCGATTTCCTAAAGTATACTGAGAAAATCCTCTGAAGTCTTGACAATCTATGATATGTTCAGAGATAGACTGGTCAAGCCCAAGAAATGGAAGTGGCAAGGGAAGGGCAATCTGTGCAAGCGTTGCTTTTTCTGGAATGGGTAGGTCCAATTTCTCTTCCAAAAAGTGCTGGAACGTTTCTTCATCACCGATGCATTGAATATCGTCTCGTGTTATTAACATTTAGGTCTCCTTTGTTGACAGTGCTTAATGCCTTGTTATCTAGCTCGACTTAGAATTTCACTATATCACTTGTGAAGGAGGTTCTTGGACTACAGGAATAACGTAACTCCGAATTGTGAGATTCACGAGTGTCTCTGTTTCTGTCCGAGGTGCTGGATTCTTCTGATAATCGAACATGACATAGTATCCCTCATCTGCATCTCCAAAGGTTCTTGAGTTTCAAAAGTTTTCATCACACCTTCTCCGTGGCTTTAGTATTTTTAATCAGAATTGCTGCTCGTCTGCACTACGGTCTTTTTACGTTTGCGCCGCGTAAAGGAGATACCGCCGAAGCCGCTGATAATGGCGATATAGAATCCAAAGTCGTACCACCACCCTGTGTTTTGGGGTTCATAGACCCGGATCTCTGGATTAAAAATTCCCCATATCAATGAGATTGGTGCGATCCATCCATGCCAGATTCCCCAGAAAAATCCAGCGGGTTTTTCGGTGGTGTGCTTACCATCACCGGGCACGCATCCCGCGGAAGTGATAAGTGTTATCAAAAGTAGTGTGCAGACGAGTTTTTGGGTATTCATTCTTTTACTCCATATCAACAATAGCACGCGACAATGCCCAATCCAAGCGTCGTCGGTAGTGTCCATCGCGGCGTATACCTTTGAATGCCGTCAAGAAAACATCGTGGGTTTTCTCACGAATCGTTGCCAAGCGCGCATTGAGCATATCTACGTCCACACGCCACGGCACGCCGATTTTTGTAATGGAACGGCAATGGATACGGATAGGATAATCTTTCAGTTCTTCTGGTGGACAAAAGCGGATAGACGCGGAAACGGTGTTATCTATAGCAATGAGTCCAAGGTTTCCGTTCGGGTCGTTGAACACAATGCTACGATTGTTGGAAGATTGGGGCAGGTGTGTCCGCAGTTCACGGAGTCCACCGAGAAACTGATTGTTGCGCCATACCCTAACGTCTGATGTCGCGTCCGGTGCAAACAATGCCAAACCCACTGGATGTTCGGTATCTTCAAACATGTAGGAAGTATCTCTTGTTTTATTTTTTTCTGTCGTCGGACCTTCTGTTTGTGGGACTAAGGAGATGAAATCGTGCAACCGTTGTCCGAACAGACCACTCCGAATGAACGCTTCTGGAATAATTGCTGCGACCCATCCACAGTGCACCAAGCACTGCTCAAGTGCGTATTTGTAGAGATCGTCGTAGCGGGTTGCTTCTGGGAAAGGTAAGCCGCGGCGCGTTGCGGAATTGCGTGCCAGCCACGGTGGGTTGGTAATGCAAACATTGAATCCTTTAGGAAAGTCCGCAAGCGTGTCACGTTGGACAATGCCTTCTGTGCCCGGCTCAATGTCAAACAATAACCAATCGCGGCACCGTAGATGTGCTGCGTCAATCAACTGTGGAATGTCTTTAGCACCGGCAAAGGGTTCTAAAGCGACCTGTTGTTCCAGATTGGATGCCTTTGCCCACGTCTGGAACGGTTCCAACTGAAACGGATTTCCGCGAGTATAGTAGCGTCCACTTGCTCGTTTTTCGTCCATTTTCTTACGTGTTTTTCTATTCGGTAGGTCTCTGTAGGTATGTCTGTTCTTCTGTCCAAAGGGGATAGACAACTCATTTGCGAATACACTGCGTGCATTAATATAAACTTATTCACCCTAAATGTCAAGTTGAATTTTCGTGTGAGCCAGCGTCATTGAGTGTCCAGTTTTCTGTCCGTTGCATAAAATAAGTTGGCATTTAGCAGAAGAATGCCGTTTTCAATTGACGTATTCGTTGCGTTTAGATATAATTGTCAGCAGTTTGGTTGTTGGTGTTAGTTGTTTGAATCAGGATTTACGGGATTGTGATTCCATAGCCTTGGAGGAACCGATGCGTTATTCAAATGCAGTATCTGTTATATTCATGGTTACCATACTAACTTCCATTGCTTCAGCAGGGGTATGGCAGGAAAATTTCGACAATGGGCTTCCCGATGGTTGGAACGATGTCAAAGGTGAATGGAAAATTGAGAAAGATGCTTATGCTGAAACCTCTGGCGCGCAGTACGCCAAGACGATGTTCGGTGATGAAAATTGGGGAGATTACACCCTTGAGGTGGATGTAACGTTGGTGAAAAACGTGAATGTGAATGCAGCGGGTGTGTTAATCCGTGCCGATAAAGACGGGGACAACGGTATGCGGTTCTGGATTCGTACAGACCAGCATAAATGCCAATTCTCCCGATGGCGGGAGAATCAATTTGAGCACATCGTAACCCCTTTACCCGTTGATCCAGAAGTCGGAGAAACCTATCGGCTTAAGGTTATTGCGGAAGGTCAGAATTATCAATGTTTTGTCGATGATGAACTCTTATTTGAGGGAGACGATGATGCGAAGTTCCGCGACAGTGGACGCATCGGTTTTATTTCGTATGAGGCACATGTCCATTACGACAATCTGGTCATCGACGGAGACGATATCCCTGCCTTCGCCGTTGAACCGAGTGGCAAACTTGCAACTCATTGGGGACGGCTGAAAACAGACCTTCGGGTTCAGTAATGGATAGGAGACAACGACAGTCGAGATGGTGAGCATTACGTTGCCCACTATGAATATTTCCGCTGGTATCGAACGCGCCCGGATCGCATGGAAGAAGCGGAAGGGGCGAAGTATTACTTCCTCTAACATAGCCTTTAGCGGGCCAGCAAAACGGAATTGACAACGACACCTAAATTTGGTATCATACCCACACTATAAACTTCTGACCCACGCAAAGAAACGAGGATCTTCTGATGCCGATTACGGATGCAATGCCGGAACTCAATCGAACACTTCAGTTTTTTCCTGTTGAAAACGATAACCCATCGACCCTAACGCCTGCCCAAATTGAGCACTTCAACGCGAGAGGTTTTATTTCACCGTTGGATGTCTTTTCCGAAGCAGAGATGGCGGAACATCGCGCCTATTTCGATCAGCTTATGGAAAAGGCGTTAGCAGCGGGGATGAATAGCTACTCCATCAACGGATGGCATACCACCTGCCCCGGTATTCACGATCTGATTACCGAAGACAGAATTCTGGATTACGTGCAAGATTTACTGGGTGAAGTGCTTATCTGTTGGGGAACGCACTATTTCTGCAAGATGCCGGGTGATATAAAGCAGGTGAGTTGGCATCAGGACGCTTCCTATTGGCCCCTCTCTCCAAGTAAGACTGTCACCGTATGGCTCGCGATTGATGATGCTGAGATTGAGAACGGTGCGATGACCGTTATTCCGAAATCACATTTACACGGGCAAATCGCATTTGAACCGAGCACCGCTGAGGAAAAGAATGTACTGGGTCAGACGGTGCATGGTGCTACACAATACGGGGACGCGCCTTTTCCGTTTGAGATGAAAGCCGGGCAGATGTCTTTGCATTCAGATCTGCTATTGCACGGTTCTGAACCGAACACCTCAGATCGACGGCGTTGTGGGTTGACGATGCGATTCGTGCCGCCTGAAGTCCGCGCCGCAAACGATTGGAATCAACGCGCGATTGTCGCCAGAGGCAGCGATCCGAATGGGCATTGGGTTCACAACCCGCGTCCAGATAAGGATAGCATTCCGGAGCGGTAAAAAATTTCTTGAAGGGACACTCCTACATAATGTTTCCACGACGACTTATTTTCGCCGCGATTGCGATCAGTAGTGCCGCCTGTTTTGTACTATTCGGTTATGAGTTCATACGCTCCGTGTCCTCCTCGCTGTTCATTGCGGCGTATGGTGCCGAGAATCTCATGTTTGGTATGGCGTTGATTTCGCCGAGTATGATTGTGATGCTGTACTGCTATGGTCGCCTACTCTCGTGGCGAGGCGCGACGTACGCTTTGGCGATAACCTCGCTTTTTTCTGGTATTTTAATCCTTGGATGCTATGCTGCGCTTGTCCGTGGCATGCATTTCGCTGCAGTAATTATCTATGTGTTCCGAGAAGCATATATCGTGATCGTCATTGAGCAGTTTTGGTCATTCGTTAACAGTGTGCTAACAACTGAACAGGCGAAACGTATTAACGGACCTTTCTGTGCTGTCGCGTCTATGGGTTCATTTGCCGGGGGCATGCTTGTGAAGAGATGGGCGGAGGTATTGGGGTCTGAAACGCTACTCCTTTTCGCGGCGGGCTCTCTCGTACCTGCGGCAGTTTTTAGTGTGATTGCTTATAGATTCGGTGGTGAACCAAAACCGAGCGAAGAGGAGGTTGGTGGAAAGCTTGGACACCTCGGTATAAGGACGCTCTTTCGCTCCAGATACCTGCTTTTTATGGGGATGTTAATCTTAAGCACGCAGTTGGTGTCCACTGTGCTGGATCTCCGTTTCAACGGATTGGCGGAAACAGAGATACCAGATACGGATGCGCGGACAGCATTTTTCGGTGGGGTGTATGGGTATCTTGGACTTGCCGCCGGTATCTTGCAATTGGTGGTGGTCCCGTTGGCACTTAGATTTATCGCTTTACGCTATATTCACCTCAGTATTCCGATCGTTCACCTCGTCAGTAGTTTTGTGCTGACAATTTCTCCGTCGCTTCGGAATGGCACAGCTGCATACGTGATTTTTAAAGCCTTAGATTATTCCATTTTCCGGGCAGCGAAAGAATTGTTCTATATGCCGCTCTCTTACGATTCTCGCTATCGTGCGAAACAGTTGATTGACTCGTTTGGGTATCGGTTTTCAAAGAGCGGCGGTGCAGCTGTGATTGGATTGGTAAAATTGGTTGTAAAGACGATTCCAGGTATTGCGTTCTCAATTACGGCTATGGTGGCGGCGATGGTGTGGGCACCGATCGTCTTGAGTTTGACGCGGGCGTATCAGAAGTTGGAGAAAACAGAGACAGACTAAATGGACGCAAATTCCGTAAGGGTCAGTTTACTGTAGGTTGGGTTGAACGGGATTGTGAAGTATCATGTAGATATTCCAAATGCATGTCAGATCCAATATACTATCGTATACACTCCAAGATAGTGAAACCCAACACATTCTCTACAGCGTTTAAATTGTTGGGTTTCGCTATGGCTAATCTACACTAACGAGGCACCGAAAAGTGAGCCTCTATGTAAACGAGATGAATGTTTATCTTTTACCGCTCAACCCAACCTACGATGAAGTCCTACTGGGTGCAATCTCTCATTCTTTAGATTTCGTAACGGACGAGTTTCCTTGCGGCATCGGCAATCTGTTCCGCGTTCGGAATCACGAAGTTTTCCATCACTGGTGCGAAGGGGACAGGCACGGGCATGGCTGCGACCCGCTCAATCGGTGCATCAAGATAGTCAAACGCCTCTCGCACGACAAGTGCGGCAATCTCCGCCCCGAAACCAGCCCTGCCGACTGCCTCGTGTGCAATGAGTAACCGATTCGTTTTCCGAACAGAGTCGAGGATACTGTCTTTGTCGAGCGGCATTAAAGTTCTCGGATCAATGATTTCAGCAGAGATCCCTTCCTCAGCAAGTGTATCTGCGGCAATGAGTGCGTTCAAGACCATCCGCGATGTCGCGAGAATTGTTACATCATCACCCTCACGTTTCACATCCGCTACGCCCAACGGAATTGTATACTCTTCGTCAGGGATTTCTCCCTCTTCGGTATAGAGGAGTTTATGCTCAATGAACATAATCGGATTGTCGTCTCGGATGGCAGTTTTCAGTAACCCCTTTGCGTCGTAGGGGGTGGAGGGCATCACGACGAGGAGTCCTGGGATATGCACGAACCACGCTTCAAGACTCTGTGCGTGCTGCGCTGCGGAGGATCGACCGGCACCCCCCTGTGTCCGAATCACGAGTGGCACATCCAACTGCCCACCGACCATATAACGAATCTTCGCGACCTGGTTCACGATCTGGTCCATACCTACCGCTGTGAAGTCGATGTACATCAACTCCGCAACGGGACGCATCCCTGTAACCGCTGCACCGAGCGCAGTACCAATGATAGCGGCTTCCGAGATCGGTGTATTTCGGATACGGTCCTTTCCAAAGTCTTGGAACAATCCGTCTGTTACTTTATATGCACCACCGTATTCCGCGATGTCTTCGCCCATCAGAAAGACGGCATCATCGCGTTCCATCTCCTCTACGAGTGCTTCCTTGAGCGCGTCCCGATACGTAATCGTCTTCATTCAATCTCCTTTACCTTTTTGATAGCGTGCTATATGAGTCCATCTTTAAAACGCGTTTTCCGCTTTCAGCCATTCAAGCGTC
This genomic window from Candidatus Poribacteria bacterium contains:
- a CDS encoding alpha-ketoacid dehydrogenase subunit beta: MKTITYRDALKEALVEEMERDDAVFLMGEDIAEYGGAYKVTDGLFQDFGKDRIRNTPISEAAIIGTALGAAVTGMRPVAELMYIDFTAVGMDQIVNQVAKIRYMVGGQLDVPLVIRTQGGAGRSSAAQHAQSLEAWFVHIPGLLVVMPSTPYDAKGLLKTAIRDDNPIMFIEHKLLYTEEGEIPDEEYTIPLGVADVKREGDDVTILATSRMVLNALIAADTLAEEGISAEIIDPRTLMPLDKDSILDSVRKTNRLLIAHEAVGRAGFGAEIAALVVREAFDYLDAPIERVAAMPVPVPFAPVMENFVIPNAEQIADAARKLVRYEI
- a CDS encoding NAD-dependent epimerase/dehydratase family protein; this encodes MKVLVIGGTGNISRGIVAALQSRNHEVVLFNRGQHRDAPPPDVRVIHGDRKDREDFEAKVGAEEWDAVIDMISFNADDAASALRACQGRVGHFVHCSTVMTYGPPFAGINLSESAPLQGTSGYGIGKIEADNLLLEAHERDGFPVTIFKPSYTHGPGMNLLRQVGGDGSWIDRLRKGKPILSAGDGLNYFQFLSSRDAGFAFTDVLGKSDCFGEIYNIVHPQARTWDEWHRAAAEALGVDIEIVHVSQETLIAMSPERFSGLRGNFGHTQIFSHKKLAAVLPEFSPQIPVTESVAENIAWMDKHNLIPDSDADDLEDQVIEAVRNLPRIR
- a CDS encoding Npt1/Npt2 family nucleotide transporter, whose amino-acid sequence is MFPRRLIFAAIAISSAACFVLFGYEFIRSVSSSLFIAAYGAENLMFGMALISPSMIVMLYCYGRLLSWRGATYALAITSLFSGILILGCYAALVRGMHFAAVIIYVFREAYIVIVIEQFWSFVNSVLTTEQAKRINGPFCAVASMGSFAGGMLVKRWAEVLGSETLLLFAAGSLVPAAVFSVIAYRFGGEPKPSEEEVGGKLGHLGIRTLFRSRYLLFMGMLILSTQLVSTVLDLRFNGLAETEIPDTDARTAFFGGVYGYLGLAAGILQLVVVPLALRFIALRYIHLSIPIVHLVSSFVLTISPSLRNGTAAYVIFKALDYSIFRAAKELFYMPLSYDSRYRAKQLIDSFGYRFSKSGGAAVIGLVKLVVKTIPGIAFSITAMVAAMVWAPIVLSLTRAYQKLEKTETD
- a CDS encoding phytanoyl-CoA dioxygenase family protein; translated protein: MPITDAMPELNRTLQFFPVENDNPSTLTPAQIEHFNARGFISPLDVFSEAEMAEHRAYFDQLMEKALAAGMNSYSINGWHTTCPGIHDLITEDRILDYVQDLLGEVLICWGTHYFCKMPGDIKQVSWHQDASYWPLSPSKTVTVWLAIDDAEIENGAMTVIPKSHLHGQIAFEPSTAEEKNVLGQTVHGATQYGDAPFPFEMKAGQMSLHSDLLLHGSEPNTSDRRRCGLTMRFVPPEVRAANDWNQRAIVARGSDPNGHWVHNPRPDKDSIPER
- a CDS encoding DUF1080 domain-containing protein, whose product is MRYSNAVSVIFMVTILTSIASAGVWQENFDNGLPDGWNDVKGEWKIEKDAYAETSGAQYAKTMFGDENWGDYTLEVDVTLVKNVNVNAAGVLIRADKDGDNGMRFWIRTDQHKCQFSRWRENQFEHIVTPLPVDPEVGETYRLKVIAEGQNYQCFVDDELLFEGDDDAKFRDSGRIGFISYEAHVHYDNLVIDGDDIPAFAVEPSGKLATHWGRLKTDLRVQ